The Nitrospiraceae bacterium genome includes a region encoding these proteins:
- a CDS encoding proline--tRNA ligase: MRVSQSLIPTMRQDPGEAEVVSHRLMLRAGMIRKVAAGIYSYLPLGLRVIRKIETIVREEMNWIGAQELLLPILSSAELWKETDRWDFYGKELFRLHDRHERDFCLGPTHEEVVTDLFRREVSSYRQLPVTLYQIQTKFRDEIRPRFGIMRGREFIMKDAYSFDQDVEGAKRTYQDMYDAYCRIFARMGLEFRPVEADTGLIGGISSHEFMVLANTGEELIVFDPDTQYAANVERAEIAPPTIGEPETPLPLEKVSTPNAKSVEEVCALLNVPPSRLVKTLLYQTGTDEITAVLIRGDHQANEIKIQRHLGIHELSLATPEMVLRFTTAPVGFVGPIGLQKIRILADQAVAALRNFIVGGNEPDVHLIHVNIDRDFAIESIGDFRQAQAGDPSPRGGSSLQTARGIEVGHIFMLGTKYSEKMGATYLDAQGQTLPAVMGCYGIGVSRAAAAAIEQNHDDKGICWPMPIAPFQIHILSVTASENVRQASEQLYQDLSQNGIEVLLDDREERGGVKFNDADLLGIPFHIILGDKGLAQNTIEIKDRKTGEKHHISCEKACEWITAAVRAKLECQR, encoded by the coding sequence ATGCGTGTATCACAATCATTAATTCCAACAATGCGACAGGATCCCGGGGAAGCCGAAGTGGTCAGCCACCGGCTCATGCTTCGCGCCGGTATGATCCGAAAGGTCGCCGCCGGTATTTATTCCTACCTTCCATTAGGATTGAGGGTCATTCGAAAAATTGAGACCATTGTTCGCGAAGAGATGAACTGGATTGGAGCGCAAGAACTGTTACTCCCGATTCTCTCCTCAGCCGAGCTTTGGAAAGAAACTGATCGCTGGGATTTTTACGGAAAGGAACTATTTCGATTACATGATCGCCATGAGCGGGACTTTTGCCTGGGCCCCACTCACGAGGAAGTCGTCACCGATTTATTCCGTCGAGAGGTCAGTTCTTATCGTCAATTGCCTGTCACGCTATATCAAATCCAAACGAAATTTCGGGATGAAATTCGCCCCCGGTTTGGCATCATGCGAGGGCGGGAATTCATCATGAAAGATGCATATAGCTTTGATCAGGATGTGGAAGGAGCCAAACGTACATACCAAGACATGTACGACGCCTATTGCCGTATTTTTGCCCGCATGGGCCTCGAATTTCGCCCAGTGGAGGCCGATACCGGCCTGATCGGTGGCATCTCTTCGCACGAATTCATGGTCCTAGCCAACACGGGAGAAGAACTCATCGTTTTTGATCCGGACACGCAATATGCAGCCAATGTCGAAAGGGCCGAGATTGCCCCACCCACCATCGGGGAGCCCGAGACCCCACTTCCGCTGGAAAAGGTCTCCACACCCAATGCCAAATCTGTTGAAGAGGTGTGCGCCTTGCTCAACGTGCCTCCTTCCCGCCTGGTGAAAACCCTTCTGTATCAGACGGGTACGGATGAGATAACCGCGGTCCTGATCCGAGGGGACCATCAAGCGAACGAAATTAAAATCCAACGACATCTCGGTATCCATGAATTATCTTTGGCGACCCCAGAGATGGTCCTCCGCTTCACAACGGCCCCTGTCGGCTTTGTCGGCCCGATCGGTCTTCAGAAAATTCGAATTCTGGCTGATCAGGCCGTGGCCGCTTTGAGGAATTTTATTGTGGGTGGAAACGAACCAGACGTCCACCTCATTCATGTCAATATTGATCGGGATTTTGCCATTGAGAGCATAGGAGATTTTCGCCAGGCCCAGGCCGGTGATCCTTCCCCACGTGGAGGCAGCTCTCTCCAAACAGCCAGAGGAATCGAAGTGGGCCATATCTTTATGCTGGGGACAAAATATAGTGAAAAAATGGGGGCAACCTACCTTGATGCTCAAGGTCAGACCCTTCCTGCTGTGATGGGGTGCTATGGCATTGGTGTCAGCAGAGCAGCGGCGGCAGCCATTGAACAAAACCATGACGACAAAGGCATCTGTTGGCCCATGCCGATTGCCCCATTTCAGATCCACATTCTTTCGGTCACGGCATCAGAAAATGTCCGTCAAGCTTCCGAACAGCTTTATCAGGACCTTTCCCAAAATGGGATAGAGGTGTTACTTGACGACCGTGAGGAACGAGGTGGAGTGAAGTTTAACGATGCAGATTTGCTCGGCATTCCTTTCCATATTATCCTTGGTGATAAGGGGCTGGCACAAAATACCATTGAAATCAAAGACCGTAAAACTGGCGAAAAGCATCACATTTCCTGTGAGAAAGCCTGTGAGTGGATAACTGCCGCAGTCAGAGCAAAGCTCGAATGTCAAAGATGA
- a CDS encoding bifunctional nuclease family protein → MLNQMNVRGLLFDPYNNAYIVILRDEQNSDMLPIWVGKAEASAISFALERIAPPRPMTHDLMKTVLDNMDAKVISTVITDLKDNTYFAKIHLLFGDSEFTVDSRPSDAIAVALRTDAPIFASGEVLHKQNSEELERWLENLKPEDFGKSDV, encoded by the coding sequence ATGTTGAATCAAATGAACGTGAGGGGTCTTTTATTTGATCCCTATAACAATGCCTATATTGTCATCCTGAGAGATGAACAAAATTCCGACATGCTCCCAATCTGGGTTGGGAAGGCCGAAGCCAGCGCGATTAGTTTTGCCTTAGAGCGGATCGCTCCTCCAAGGCCGATGACCCATGATCTCATGAAAACGGTGCTTGATAACATGGACGCTAAGGTCATCAGTACGGTCATTACAGATTTGAAAGACAATACGTACTTTGCCAAAATCCATCTCCTTTTTGGAGATTCCGAGTTCACCGTTGACTCTCGGCCAAGCGACGCGATTGCCGTGGCCCTTCGCACGGATGCTCCTATTTTTGCTTCCGGGGAAGTGCTCCATAAACAAAACTCAGAAGAATTGGAACGATGGCTGGAAAACCTCAAGCCTGAGGATTTTGGCAAATCAGATGTCTAG
- a CDS encoding bifunctional nuclease family protein — protein sequence MTETNTLIPLKVHGVLVDPNTDTQIVVLRDEKNSEVLPIWVGTAEGTSIRLALENVIPPRPMSHDLICSFASHLGFSLNKVVITEVKNNTYFSTLFLSKDDLEKSIDSRPSDAIALALRCQCPIYVTPEVLERRGGEDLDTWLSKLDQKGLEQTDI from the coding sequence ATGACTGAAACAAACACATTAATTCCGTTAAAGGTCCATGGAGTTTTGGTCGATCCGAATACCGACACGCAAATCGTGGTCTTACGGGATGAAAAAAATTCAGAGGTTCTTCCCATATGGGTCGGAACCGCCGAGGGAACATCGATTCGGTTGGCCTTGGAGAACGTCATCCCGCCCCGCCCCATGAGCCATGACCTTATTTGCAGCTTTGCCTCGCACCTTGGATTTTCCCTTAACAAAGTCGTGATCACGGAAGTCAAAAATAATACGTATTTTTCAACGCTGTTTCTGTCCAAAGATGACTTGGAGAAATCGATCGATTCAAGGCCAAGTGATGCGATTGCCCTAGCTCTCCGTTGTCAATGCCCCATCTACGTAACCCCGGAGGTGCTGGAACGTCGCGGGGGGGAAGATTTGGATACCTGGCTTTCCAAGCTCGATCAAAAAGGATTAGAACAAACCGATATCTAG
- the rplM gene encoding 50S ribosomal protein L13, protein MRSYQAKPLEVERQWFLVDAKGKTVGRLAAKVASILRGKHKPTFTPNVDTGDHVVIINSSAIQFTSNKFRTKIYHHHTGYPGGIKAITAEHLHAKKPTEVLTKAIRGMLPKCTLGKQMAKKLKIYPGAEHLHQAQSPTPLNL, encoded by the coding sequence ATGCGATCTTATCAAGCTAAACCGCTGGAAGTTGAACGACAATGGTTCTTAGTCGATGCTAAAGGGAAAACCGTTGGACGCTTGGCCGCGAAGGTTGCTTCTATCCTTCGTGGAAAGCATAAGCCGACGTTCACCCCGAATGTCGATACAGGCGATCATGTCGTCATCATAAATTCCAGTGCAATTCAATTCACCAGTAATAAATTTCGTACAAAGATCTATCATCATCACACCGGTTACCCTGGGGGAATCAAAGCCATTACCGCTGAGCATCTTCATGCAAAGAAACCAACCGAAGTCCTTACCAAAGCCATTCGTGGGATGCTTCCAAAATGTACCTTAGGTAAACAAATGGCCAAAAAGCTCAAAATTTATCCTGGTGCCGAGCATCTGCATCAAGCGCAAAGCCCAACGCCTCTAAACCTCTAA
- the rpsI gene encoding 30S ribosomal protein S9 yields the protein MVDTIQYATGKRKNAIARAWVEPGQGDILINARSVDSYFPRLTHQIQIQTPFEVTKTGGQFNVKATLTGGGVSGQAGALRHAIAKALALYNPSLRDPLKKNGLLTRDSRVKERKKYGQKGARARFQYSKR from the coding sequence ATGGTCGATACCATTCAATACGCAACCGGAAAAAGGAAAAACGCGATTGCCCGAGCTTGGGTAGAACCAGGGCAAGGTGACATTCTCATCAACGCACGATCAGTCGATTCATATTTCCCTCGACTGACGCATCAAATCCAAATACAAACGCCATTCGAGGTCACTAAAACAGGCGGGCAATTTAATGTCAAAGCCACATTGACAGGGGGAGGCGTTTCAGGTCAGGCGGGAGCCCTTCGCCATGCGATTGCCAAGGCCTTGGCCTTATATAATCCGTCGCTGCGGGATCCCCTGAAAAAAAACGGATTGCTTACCAGAGATAGCAGGGTGAAAGAACGGAAAAAATACGGGCAAAAAGGCGCCAGAGCCAGGTTCCAATATTCCAAACGATAA
- a CDS encoding N-acetyl-gamma-glutamyl-phosphate reductase, whose amino-acid sequence MDGKIRVAVIGASGYTGGELLRLLTLHPQVILTRVVASEKSEGLTVASLLPHLTKIYDCSLSSLNVDSIAKEVDVVFLALPHTQSLQPVADFLSQGKHVIDLSADYRLQDPMVYEQWYQTPHTFPSLLKHAVYGLPELNRAAIAKTNLVAVAGCYPTVAILQLAPFVAQDLIEHTSIIIDAKSGISGAGRTPALGTHFPESHEAIHAYKIGKHRHVPEIEQELTRLIPAPSSKTALSGPSIIFTPHLIPINRGILSTAYAKLKPGIEQTHLDAAYDSRYRDEYFIRLFPSSEAVNPKNLRGSNFCDLSCTYDPRTGYLITTGSLDNLVKGAAGQAIQCMNLMLGLPETLGLAAPGLFP is encoded by the coding sequence ATGGATGGAAAAATTCGTGTCGCGGTAATTGGAGCCAGCGGCTATACAGGTGGAGAATTACTTCGATTACTCACTCTCCACCCTCAGGTCATACTGACCCGTGTGGTAGCGTCTGAAAAATCTGAAGGCCTCACTGTCGCTTCGTTACTTCCTCATCTTACGAAGATTTATGACTGTTCATTGTCTTCATTGAATGTCGACTCGATCGCCAAGGAAGTTGATGTGGTTTTTCTCGCGCTTCCTCATACGCAATCCCTGCAACCAGTAGCCGATTTTCTCTCACAGGGAAAACATGTCATTGACTTGAGTGCCGATTATCGTCTTCAAGATCCGATGGTATATGAGCAATGGTATCAAACACCCCATACCTTCCCTAGCCTGCTCAAACATGCGGTGTATGGACTCCCAGAACTCAATCGCGCGGCTATCGCCAAGACCAATCTTGTCGCCGTTGCCGGATGTTATCCCACCGTCGCTATTTTGCAACTTGCGCCCTTTGTGGCCCAAGACCTCATTGAGCATACCTCAATTATCATTGACGCAAAGTCCGGCATTTCAGGAGCCGGTCGCACACCTGCACTGGGAACCCACTTTCCTGAATCTCATGAAGCCATTCATGCCTATAAGATCGGCAAACATCGCCATGTGCCGGAAATCGAACAGGAGTTAACACGACTGATTCCTGCTCCATCTTCAAAAACAGCGTTATCCGGTCCATCCATAATTTTCACGCCTCACTTAATACCGATTAACCGAGGCATTCTTAGCACGGCCTATGCCAAATTGAAACCTGGTATTGAGCAAACCCATCTGGATGCAGCTTATGACAGTCGGTACCGAGATGAATATTTCATTCGACTCTTTCCCAGTTCCGAGGCGGTAAATCCGAAAAATCTGCGAGGATCAAATTTTTGTGATCTCAGTTGCACCTATGATCCTCGAACGGGGTATCTCATCACCACAGGTTCACTGGACAATCTCGTAAAAGGCGCAGCCGGGCAAGCGATTCAATGTATGAATCTTATGCTAGGACTTCCCGAAACACTCGGATTGGCCGCGCCAGGCCTCTTTCCCTAA
- the argJ gene encoding bifunctional glutamate N-acetyltransferase/amino-acid acetyltransferase ArgJ: MSKRIKGGITAPKGFLAAGIHSGIKKNKQLDMTLIVSEKPGPIAGVFTANKLPAAPVILDRLNLKRGTGQAFIVNSGNANAFTGSEGLAHAREMGRRVADALTIPLHHVFVGSTGVIGVPLPMPAIRNGIPILISRLRKTGHQEAAKAIMTTDTFPKEIAVQDRIGGKIVTIGGIAKGSGMIHPDMATMLAYVTTDATIDKKTLQTTFRAVTNQTFNCISVDGETSTNDTALCLANGEAGNLPIKTGTTAHGKFEALLFQVCHHLALEIVRDGEGATKIIEFQITHASSDRAAKQCANTLATSPLVKTAIFGTDPNWGRIVAALGRAGVPVKAENLLIGFNEIPIVKNGKGLGPQVERRIKQEMKKPFLKILISLGMGKGSSKIWTTDLTYDYVKINASYRS; the protein is encoded by the coding sequence ATGTCTAAACGCATAAAAGGCGGGATCACTGCCCCCAAAGGGTTCCTAGCCGCAGGCATTCATTCTGGAATCAAAAAGAACAAGCAGCTTGATATGACCTTGATCGTGTCAGAGAAGCCCGGACCTATTGCCGGGGTGTTCACTGCCAACAAGCTTCCGGCTGCTCCCGTGATTCTCGACCGGCTTAATCTTAAAAGAGGCACGGGTCAAGCATTCATTGTTAATAGTGGCAACGCTAACGCATTTACCGGATCGGAAGGATTGGCCCATGCCAGGGAAATGGGCCGGAGAGTTGCCGACGCACTCACAATTCCCCTTCACCATGTGTTTGTCGGATCCACTGGTGTAATTGGGGTTCCCTTACCGATGCCGGCAATACGAAACGGGATCCCCATTTTGATCTCACGTCTACGTAAGACCGGTCACCAGGAAGCTGCCAAGGCGATCATGACAACAGACACTTTTCCCAAGGAAATCGCGGTTCAAGACCGAATTGGCGGAAAAATAGTGACAATAGGGGGAATTGCCAAAGGTTCAGGAATGATCCACCCGGACATGGCGACCATGTTAGCCTATGTCACCACAGATGCAACCATTGACAAAAAAACGCTACAAACGACCTTTCGCGCTGTCACCAACCAAACATTTAACTGTATTTCTGTTGATGGGGAAACCAGCACCAATGACACGGCCTTATGTCTGGCCAACGGGGAAGCCGGAAACTTACCCATCAAAACCGGAACGACGGCGCATGGCAAATTTGAAGCCCTCTTATTTCAAGTCTGTCACCATCTGGCCCTGGAAATTGTTCGGGATGGCGAAGGTGCCACCAAAATCATTGAATTCCAGATCACGCATGCCTCCAGTGACAGGGCCGCCAAACAATGTGCCAATACCCTGGCCACCTCTCCTTTAGTCAAAACCGCTATATTTGGGACGGATCCCAATTGGGGGAGAATTGTGGCCGCATTAGGACGGGCCGGTGTCCCTGTTAAAGCGGAGAACCTTCTCATTGGATTCAATGAGATTCCCATCGTCAAAAACGGGAAAGGGCTGGGGCCTCAGGTCGAGCGCCGAATTAAACAGGAAATGAAGAAGCCCTTTCTGAAGATCCTTATTTCACTCGGAATGGGCAAAGGATCTTCCAAGATCTGGACAACGGACCTGACCTACGATTACGTAAAAATTAACGCATCTTATCGATCCTAA
- the prsR gene encoding PEP-CTERM-box response regulator transcription factor, whose product MKSNPPAEHSHRPSLLLVDDRQEILEQMKWGLQSSYMIYEADHRAAAVDILQREKISLVTLDLGLPPDAGGVTEGLSALEQLLSVNPLVKVVVITGNQDRANALKAIQLGAYDFMEKPVDLDVLKVVLQRAGYLAGLEKENQKLLEREAKRGFPQIIGSSPVMVKVFDTIRRVAGSDISILIVGESGTGKELVARAIHQQSHRKDGPFIAINCGAIPETLLESELFGHEKGAFTGAHLQRPGRIESAQGGTLFLDEIGEISPALQVKLLRVLQERSIERVGGRVEIPVDTRVLAATNMDLQLAMKDGRFREDLYYRLNTVTITAPPLRERGGDIVMLGKSLLQRYSEEAKKKISGFTREALMSLEQYHWPGNIRELENRIRRAVTLTDNPRIAPEDLDLSPPDESQDGLTLKVARDTVERRVIEQTLAKTGGNITKAATILGVSRPTLHDLISRHHIKK is encoded by the coding sequence ATGAAGTCTAATCCGCCTGCTGAACATTCACATCGTCCTTCACTCCTTCTGGTTGATGACCGGCAAGAAATTCTTGAACAGATGAAGTGGGGATTACAATCCTCCTATATGATCTATGAGGCAGATCACCGTGCGGCAGCTGTCGATATTCTTCAACGAGAGAAGATCTCACTGGTCACCTTAGATTTAGGTTTGCCACCTGATGCCGGTGGGGTGACGGAGGGACTGTCTGCCTTGGAACAATTGCTTTCGGTGAATCCTTTGGTGAAGGTGGTCGTCATCACGGGGAATCAGGATCGAGCGAATGCGCTCAAGGCTATTCAATTGGGTGCATATGATTTTATGGAAAAGCCTGTAGACTTGGATGTGTTAAAAGTTGTTCTGCAGCGGGCCGGATATTTGGCCGGCCTCGAAAAAGAAAACCAAAAACTTCTGGAGCGTGAGGCGAAACGGGGGTTTCCTCAAATTATCGGGAGCAGCCCGGTCATGGTTAAAGTATTCGATACCATCCGGAGAGTGGCCGGTTCGGATATTTCTATTTTAATTGTTGGAGAAAGTGGGACAGGAAAGGAGTTAGTGGCTCGGGCGATTCATCAGCAAAGTCACAGAAAGGATGGCCCCTTTATCGCGATTAATTGTGGGGCTATTCCCGAAACGTTGCTAGAAAGCGAGCTGTTTGGACATGAGAAAGGTGCGTTTACCGGAGCCCATCTCCAGCGTCCAGGTCGAATTGAGTCGGCCCAGGGCGGGACGCTTTTTCTAGATGAGATTGGTGAGATTTCTCCTGCATTACAAGTCAAGTTGCTTCGGGTTTTACAAGAACGAAGTATCGAGCGGGTCGGCGGACGCGTCGAAATTCCAGTAGACACAAGGGTCCTGGCAGCCACCAATATGGATCTTCAACTGGCAATGAAAGATGGCCGCTTCCGGGAAGATCTATATTATCGATTGAATACCGTGACCATTACGGCTCCCCCCTTACGGGAGCGGGGTGGCGATATTGTGATGTTGGGCAAATCGCTGCTTCAACGTTACTCAGAAGAAGCGAAAAAGAAGATTTCCGGCTTTACCAGGGAAGCTTTGATGTCACTCGAGCAATATCATTGGCCCGGGAACATTCGGGAATTAGAAAACAGGATTCGTCGCGCCGTGACGCTAACCGACAATCCAAGAATTGCTCCGGAAGATTTAGATTTATCCCCTCCCGATGAGAGTCAAGATGGGCTTACGTTGAAGGTAGCCAGAGATACGGTCGAAAGGCGAGTGATTGAGCAAACTCTAGCCAAGACAGGTGGAAATATTACCAAGGCTGCGACCATCCTTGGAGTGAGCCGCCCGACCCTGCATGATTTAATCTCCCGCCACCATATAAAAAAATAA
- a CDS encoding GAF domain-containing protein — translation MSVWAIPFILTAGVSLFLATIIFVKRKDGAHFFPLFLLMAVMIWIHGLNGIQEVFPAHLIISKKLILIGEVMLPVMIGLVGFSLLHEFSANSVALGRGWWKIIGCGAALLAMVILGTPDGFMQVNPEGEIVFRQPEGLMIWGFIVLASFVGIFQLERILQSFPDPLRYRLKYVLIGLGGLACISIVQAFHLIVVSVWRPEDVWAGGLASFSSLVIMALGLRRWRGPQVVQKIQVSHQALYASLVVVCVSGYFVLVAMVTVVVQQTDWEVKESLGMVLMFLAVMGLVVAMLSRRVRVEFLQVVSRHFFKAKYDYREKWLEVTETFSACQDVSELLNRYLEWLGRTFGTSRVTIWKLFDVDGRYHQIRKERRRRKLTENDRSSNVSEPIPIPATHPLIQQLKKNQEPVLVKGGQRTAEDWREFLDITHAHVCVPLVTDQGRLLGFCTLSQESVHDHYDQDDLDLLRAIAHHVTMLLIQFELVEERSSSAKWEAVHRFSAFYLHDLKNLASSLSMVAQNAAQYGSNIEFQASAMQTVKNTSQRIIDLMGELSRQANESNLSGEVPTEPVDVNLLIKDILAAVNGPECRPTFSPGLEVPVLQLKREAIKQVLLNLILNARQAIQGQGTIDISTAYDGKQVIVELVDTGGGMSAAQLENIFQPFKSSKKNGLGVGLFQCKRIVEDHHGVIHIESQEGRGTTVIITFPVESADNASTSVFGVSPVGVEYDSRRNK, via the coding sequence ATGAGTGTGTGGGCTATTCCATTTATTCTCACGGCAGGAGTTTCCCTATTTTTGGCGACGATCATATTTGTGAAGAGAAAAGATGGGGCACATTTTTTCCCTTTATTTTTGCTGATGGCGGTTATGATTTGGATCCATGGGCTGAATGGGATACAAGAAGTGTTTCCAGCCCATCTCATTATCTCCAAAAAACTTATTCTCATTGGTGAGGTCATGCTGCCGGTCATGATCGGCCTGGTCGGTTTTTCATTGTTACATGAATTTTCTGCGAATTCTGTGGCATTGGGCAGAGGGTGGTGGAAGATCATCGGGTGTGGAGCTGCTCTCTTAGCAATGGTGATCCTGGGTACTCCAGATGGATTCATGCAGGTCAATCCTGAGGGGGAAATTGTATTCAGACAACCAGAGGGATTGATGATTTGGGGGTTTATCGTATTGGCCTCCTTTGTGGGAATATTTCAGCTGGAACGAATCCTTCAGTCTTTTCCCGATCCTCTGCGATATCGATTGAAATACGTGCTGATTGGATTGGGTGGTCTGGCCTGCATATCAATCGTGCAGGCCTTTCATTTGATCGTGGTGTCGGTGTGGCGACCGGAAGATGTGTGGGCGGGGGGACTCGCATCGTTCAGTTCCCTGGTTATCATGGCACTGGGATTGAGGCGATGGCGAGGACCGCAGGTGGTCCAGAAGATTCAGGTCAGTCACCAGGCTCTATACGCCTCCCTGGTCGTCGTGTGTGTTAGTGGGTATTTCGTTCTTGTCGCTATGGTGACCGTAGTGGTGCAACAAACCGATTGGGAGGTCAAGGAATCACTGGGAATGGTTCTCATGTTTCTTGCCGTTATGGGTTTGGTGGTTGCCATGCTTTCCAGGCGTGTTCGAGTCGAATTTCTGCAAGTCGTTTCTCGTCATTTTTTTAAGGCGAAATATGATTATCGAGAGAAATGGTTAGAGGTGACTGAAACGTTTTCGGCCTGTCAGGATGTCTCTGAGCTTTTAAACCGATACCTTGAGTGGCTCGGTCGAACATTTGGAACGTCTCGGGTCACAATTTGGAAACTTTTCGATGTTGATGGACGGTATCATCAAATACGAAAGGAACGGCGTCGAAGGAAATTGACGGAGAATGATCGGTCATCGAATGTGTCAGAGCCGATTCCTATTCCTGCAACACACCCTCTTATTCAGCAATTGAAAAAAAACCAAGAACCCGTGTTGGTGAAAGGGGGGCAGCGGACGGCTGAGGATTGGAGGGAATTTCTTGATATTACTCACGCCCATGTGTGTGTGCCTTTGGTAACGGATCAAGGCAGACTGCTTGGGTTTTGTACCTTGAGTCAGGAATCGGTGCATGACCATTACGATCAAGATGATTTGGATTTACTCCGAGCCATTGCGCATCATGTGACCATGCTGCTCATTCAATTTGAGTTAGTTGAAGAGCGTAGTTCATCCGCCAAATGGGAAGCCGTGCATCGGTTCTCGGCTTTTTATTTACATGATTTAAAGAATTTGGCGTCGAGTTTATCTATGGTGGCTCAGAATGCTGCACAATACGGGAGTAATATTGAATTTCAGGCATCGGCCATGCAGACCGTTAAAAATACGTCTCAGCGAATTATCGATTTAATGGGAGAATTATCTCGTCAGGCGAATGAATCAAATTTGAGTGGAGAAGTCCCGACAGAGCCCGTGGATGTGAATTTGTTGATCAAGGACATTCTGGCGGCCGTCAACGGCCCTGAATGCCGACCAACTTTTTCCCCGGGGCTAGAGGTCCCGGTCCTTCAGCTCAAAAGGGAGGCCATCAAACAGGTTCTGTTAAATCTCATTCTTAATGCCCGCCAGGCGATCCAGGGGCAAGGCACGATAGATATATCCACCGCCTATGATGGCAAGCAGGTGATCGTTGAATTGGTCGATACAGGGGGTGGTATGTCTGCGGCCCAGCTTGAAAATATTTTTCAGCCATTCAAAAGCTCCAAGAAGAATGGATTGGGTGTCGGACTCTTTCAATGTAAGCGAATTGTGGAGGACCATCATGGGGTCATTCACATTGAGAGCCAGGAAGGGCGAGGCACAACGGTGATAATTACATTTCCCGTAGAAAGTGCCGATAACGCAAGTACTAGTGTCTTTGGTGTGTCTCCAGTCGGAGTAGAATATGACTCCAGAAGAAACAAGTGA